A single region of the Brassica rapa cultivar Chiifu-401-42 chromosome A03, CAAS_Brap_v3.01, whole genome shotgun sequence genome encodes:
- the LOC103858989 gene encoding U-box domain-containing protein 21 — MVLPWRSRGGKRPNQLTISDAETKTPAAQFRSSRIELVQSPRVPLTPRAASSICRRLENATAREEHVECFKIVSKIKNLVRESGETNKKCLLQNGVVSALTSCFQRFSSTREEQARLLEEVLSVLTYWLPLSRTEGFTKMGTTASLNRLVRFLNATDAKTRQNAAVCIREVIAVDKKYVYALTDIEGACEGLIKIIGDSVSTKASLMAIYRAVSCDDKIAAKFVKLGLVALIAEMIMNNAEKSVCERCLVVLNVICDNEQGREDVLRNALIVPLLVKKILRVSDLATQCSVSILWKLWRKSGEDHVLLEALQVGAFEKLLVVLQVGCEEKTKERASELLRNLNRCRNEIEKTNCLDSSMRLKNVKKSF; from the coding sequence ATGGTGTTACCATGGAGATCAAGAGGAGGAAAGAGACCGAATCAGCTGACCATCTCAGACGCTGAAACCAAGACCCCGGCGGCTCAATTCAGATCCTCAAGGATAGAGCTGGTTCAGTCACCGCGTGTGCCATTGACCCCACGTGCTGCATCATCGATATGCCGGAGACTAGAAAACGCGACGGCGCGTGAAGAACATGTCGAGTGTTTCAAGATTGTGAGTAAAATCAAGAACTTGGTAAGAGAAAGCGGAGAGACAAACAAGAAATGTTTGCTCCAAAACGGAGTCGTTTCGGCGTTGACTTCATGCTTCCAAAGATTCTCGTCCACGCGTGAGGAACAAGCGCGTCTGTTGGAGGAAGTCTTGTCTGTTCTAACTTACTGGTTGCCTCTGAGTCGAACAGAGGGTTTCACCAAGATGGGAACAACGGCTTCGCTTAACCGTCTCGTACGGTTCTTGAACGCTACAGACGCTAAAACGAGGCAAAACGCTGCCGTTTGCATCAGAGAGGTCATTGCAGTAGACAAGAAGTATGTCTATGCGTTAACAGACATCGAAGGAGCTTGCGAAGGATTGATAAAGATCATCGGAGACTCTGTCTCCACGAAAGCATCTCTCATGGCGATCTATAGAGCTGTTTCGTGTGACGACAAGATCGCTGCAAAGTTCGTGAAGCTAGGCTTGGTCGCACTGATCGCAGAAATGATTATGAACAACGCGGAGAAAAGCGTTTGCGAGAGATGTCTAGTCGTTCTAAACGTTATATGCGACAACGAGCAAGGAAGAGAAGACGTTCTTCGAAACGCTTTGATCGTTCCTCTCCTAGTGAAGAAGATTCTACGCGTTTCGGATCTCGCGACGCAATGCTCAGTCTCCATTCTTTGGAAGCTATGGAGAAAGAGCGGCGAAGATCATGTGTTGCTTGAAGCTCTTCAAGTTGGCGCGTTTGAGAAACTCTTGGTGGTTTTACAAGTCGGGTGCGAGGAGAAGACTAAAGAGAGAGCGAGCGAGCTGTTGCGGAATTTAAACCGATGTAGAAACGAGATCGAGAAGACTAACTGTCTCGATTCTTCGATGCGTTTGAAGAACGTGAAGAAATCATTTTAA
- the LOC103858986 gene encoding zinc finger CCCH domain-containing protein 33 isoform X2: MDFNAGVPMSSLSPLMINQEAMWQMNLSSDETMELGSYPERPGEPDCSYYIRTGLCRFGSTCRFNHPRDRELVIATAMRGEYPERIGQPECEYYLKTGTCKFGVTCKFHHPRNKAGIAGSVSLNMLGYPLRSNEVDCAYFLRTGHCKFGATCKFNHPQPQPTTNLMVPTSGQQQSYPWSRASFIPTPRWQDPSGFTPLMMPQGVVWNPYTLGSVSPSGTGNDHNNYRELQQNESGSSVPQGGIYALPSESVFPERPGQPECQFYMKTGDCKFGTVCKFHHPRDRQTPPPDCLLSPIGLPLRPGEPLCVFYSRYRICKFGPSCKFHHPMGVFTYDNTASETDEVMKTTTGHSRRLSVSETRQAATISGQDTTIDTTHE, translated from the exons ATGGATTTTAATGCCGGAGTTCCTATGTCCTCTCTTTCACCTTTGATGATCAATCAAG AGGCAATGTGGCAAATGAATTTGAGTTCAGACGAAACAATGGAACTAGGTTCTTACCCTGAACGACCAGGAGAGCCTGATTGTTCTTATTACATCAGAACTGGACTTTGTAGATTTGGCTCAACTTGTCGGTTTAACCACCCTCGTGATCGGGAACTG GTTATAGCCACTGCAATGAGAGGTGAATACCCTGAAAGGATCGGTCAGCCTGAATGCGAG TACTATTTGAAGACAGGAACATGCAAGTTTGGAGTAACATGTAAATTTCATCATCCTAGGAACAAAGCTGGGATTGCTGGAAGTGTCTCACTCAATATGTTAGGCTATCCTCTACGCTCC AATGAGGTTGATTGTGCTTATTTTCTAAGAACCGGACACTGTAAATTTGGCGCCACTTGTAAATTCAACCATCCTCAGCCTCAACCAACAACCAACCTCATGGTTCCCACTTCAGGCCAACAACAGTCTTATCCTTGGTCAAGAGCTTCTTTCATTCCCACCCCTCGATGGCAAGATCCCTCTGGCTTCACACCATTAATGATGCCTCAAGGAGTTGTATGGAACCCTTACACC CTTGGCTCAGTTTCTCCTTCAGGAACCGGAAATGATCACAACAACTACAGAGAATTGCAGCAAAACGAGTCAGGCTCATCTGTTCCGCAAGGAGGGATCTATGCATTACCAAGTGAAAGTGTCTTCCCGGAGAGACCAGGACAACCTGAATGCCAATTCTACATGAAGACAGGAGACTGCAAATTCGGCACAGTTTGCAAGTTTCATCACCCTAGAGATAGACAAACTCCTCCTCCTGATTGTCTCTTGAGTCCCATTGGCCTCCCGTTACGCCCT GGAGAACCGTTGTGTGTGTTCTATAGTCGCTATAGAATCTGCAAGTTTGGTCCAAGCTGTAAATTTCATCACCCAATGGGGGTATTCACATACGACAACACAGCTTCAGAGACTGATGAGGTTATGAAAACAACAACCGGACATTCCAGAAGACTCTCAGTGTCTGAAACAAGACAAGCAGCTACCATCTCTGGTCAAGATACTACCATTGATACAACTCATGAATAA
- the LOC103858986 gene encoding zinc finger CCCH domain-containing protein 33 isoform X1 translates to MDFNAGVPMSSLSPLMINQEAMWQMNLSSDETMELGSYPERPGEPDCSYYIRTGLCRFGSTCRFNHPRDRELVIATAMRGEYPERIGQPECEYYLKTGTCKFGVTCKFHHPRNKAGIAGSVSLNMLGYPLRSNEVDCAYFLRTGHCKFGATCKFNHPQPQPTTNLMVPTSGQQQSYPWSRASFIPTPRWQDPSGFTPLMMPQGVVWNPYTGQLGSVSPSGTGNDHNNYRELQQNESGSSVPQGGIYALPSESVFPERPGQPECQFYMKTGDCKFGTVCKFHHPRDRQTPPPDCLLSPIGLPLRPGEPLCVFYSRYRICKFGPSCKFHHPMGVFTYDNTASETDEVMKTTTGHSRRLSVSETRQAATISGQDTTIDTTHE, encoded by the exons ATGGATTTTAATGCCGGAGTTCCTATGTCCTCTCTTTCACCTTTGATGATCAATCAAG AGGCAATGTGGCAAATGAATTTGAGTTCAGACGAAACAATGGAACTAGGTTCTTACCCTGAACGACCAGGAGAGCCTGATTGTTCTTATTACATCAGAACTGGACTTTGTAGATTTGGCTCAACTTGTCGGTTTAACCACCCTCGTGATCGGGAACTG GTTATAGCCACTGCAATGAGAGGTGAATACCCTGAAAGGATCGGTCAGCCTGAATGCGAG TACTATTTGAAGACAGGAACATGCAAGTTTGGAGTAACATGTAAATTTCATCATCCTAGGAACAAAGCTGGGATTGCTGGAAGTGTCTCACTCAATATGTTAGGCTATCCTCTACGCTCC AATGAGGTTGATTGTGCTTATTTTCTAAGAACCGGACACTGTAAATTTGGCGCCACTTGTAAATTCAACCATCCTCAGCCTCAACCAACAACCAACCTCATGGTTCCCACTTCAGGCCAACAACAGTCTTATCCTTGGTCAAGAGCTTCTTTCATTCCCACCCCTCGATGGCAAGATCCCTCTGGCTTCACACCATTAATGATGCCTCAAGGAGTTGTATGGAACCCTTACACC GGTCAGCTTGGCTCAGTTTCTCCTTCAGGAACCGGAAATGATCACAACAACTACAGAGAATTGCAGCAAAACGAGTCAGGCTCATCTGTTCCGCAAGGAGGGATCTATGCATTACCAAGTGAAAGTGTCTTCCCGGAGAGACCAGGACAACCTGAATGCCAATTCTACATGAAGACAGGAGACTGCAAATTCGGCACAGTTTGCAAGTTTCATCACCCTAGAGATAGACAAACTCCTCCTCCTGATTGTCTCTTGAGTCCCATTGGCCTCCCGTTACGCCCT GGAGAACCGTTGTGTGTGTTCTATAGTCGCTATAGAATCTGCAAGTTTGGTCCAAGCTGTAAATTTCATCACCCAATGGGGGTATTCACATACGACAACACAGCTTCAGAGACTGATGAGGTTATGAAAACAACAACCGGACATTCCAGAAGACTCTCAGTGTCTGAAACAAGACAAGCAGCTACCATCTCTGGTCAAGATACTACCATTGATACAACTCATGAATAA
- the LOC103858985 gene encoding receptor-like kinase LIP2, with protein MHCFPCFSTPRNKKSSSSDEANNNEVKLHERRQSDEAEQSEETTLKIFSFRELATATKNFRQECLLGEGGFGRVYKGTLKSTGQVVAVKQLDKHGLHGNKEFQTEVLSLGQLDHPNLVKLVGYCADGDQRLLVYDYISGGTLEDNLQEPKPDRQPMDWTMRMQIAYGAAQGLEYLHDKVDPPVIYRDLKASNILLDDDLCPKLCDFGLHKLGPGTGDKMMALSSRVMGTYGYSAPEYTRGGTLTTKSDVYSFGVVLLELITGRKALDTTKPNDEQNLVSWAQPIFRDPKRYPDMVDPILKKKFSERGLNQAVAIASMCVQEEPTARPLISDVMVALSFLSMSTEDGIPTAVPMLSFKDKSMSIALSRHDSNLVSPTPEVATEDDKSSTSSDEESSVDNEKEMVNKKKKKKLEEEDSLTESDDGSDSNSDDEHEKDQESQPPKPVDEKNQAQSLKIKYRYSWEDVDINEGRLSSKSSQKSNDGGSISSGYESNKDHDDLPKEKEEKEEDHTHLEHMQSSKTDDSQSVYFDDDDDSGDDNEEVSLHRVKSEVEVGSFEDDSGASLHHTES; from the exons ATGCACTGCTTCCCTTGTTTTTCTACGCCTAGGAATAAAAAATCTTCAAGTTCCGACGAGGCTAACAACAACGAAGTCAAACTGCATG agAGGAGACAATCAGATGAAGCAGAGCAATCAGAAGAAACCACGTTGAAGATATTCAGTTTCCGGGAATTAGCAACAGCGACAAAGAATTTCCGGCAAGAATGCTTGTTAGGAGAAGGTGGATTCGGTAGGGTTTACAAAGGAACCCTTAAATCTACTGGCCAG GTGGTGGCTGTAAAGCAACTAGACAAGCATGGATTGCATGGGAACAAAGAGTTTCAAACTGAGGTCTTGTCATTAGGTCAACTTGATCATCCCAATCTTGTTAAGCTTGTAGGGTATTGCGCCGATGGAGATCAAAGGCTTTTGGTCTATGACTATATCTCTGGAGGTACCCTTGAAGACAATCTTCAAG AGCCAAAACCAGACCGTCAACCGATGGATTGGACAATGAGGATGCAGATAGCATATGGCGCAGCGCAAGGACTTGAATACTTGCACGATAAAGTGGATCCACCAGTGATATACCGTGATTTAAAAGCTTCAAACATTTTGTTGGACGATGACTTGTGTCCCAAGCTTTGTGACTTTGGCCTTCATAAGCTAGGACCAGGGACGGGTGATAAGATGATGGCTTTATCTTCTCGTGTAATGGGAACTTACGGTTACTCCGCGCCTGAGTATACTCGAGGAGGAACTCTCACCACGAAATCAGATGTCTATAGCTTTGGAGTTGTGTTGCTTGAACTCATCACTGGCCGAAAAGCTCTTGATACTACTAAACCTAATGATGAACAAAACTTAGTTTCATGG GCACAACCGATATTTAGAGATCCAAAGAGATATCCTGATATGGTAGATCCAATATTGAAGAAGAAATTTTCAGAGAGAGGCTTAAACCAAGCAGTTGCAATAGCTTCAATGTGTGTGCAAGAGGAACCAACGGCTCGTCCTTTGATAAGCGATGTAATGGTTGCACTTAGCTTCCTTTCAATGTCAACAGAAGATGGTATTCCCACAGCAGTTCCCATGTTATCCTTCAAGGACAAAAGCATGTCTATAGCCTTGAGCCGGCATGATTCAAATCTTGTGTCTCCTACTCCTGAGGTGGCTACTGAAGATGACAAGTCTAGTACATCATCAGATGAAGAATCATCTGTGGACAATGAAAAGGAGATGgtgaataagaagaagaagaagaaacttgagGAGGAAGATAGCTTGACCGAATCTGATGATGGGTCTGATTCTAACTCAGATGATGAACATGAAAAGGACCAAGAGAGTCAACCACCAAAGCCTGTTGATGAGAAGAACCAGGCGCAGAGCTTGAAGATAAAGTATCGATATAGTTGGGAAGACGTGGATATTAATGAGGGGAGGCTAAGCAGTAAAAGCAGCCAAAAATCAAATGATGGAGGAAGCATCTCTTCGGGATATGAGAGCAACAAAGATCATGATGATTTGCCTAAGGAGAAGGAGGAGAAAGAGGAAGATCATACTCATCTTGAGCACATGCAAAGCTCAAAAACTGATGATAGCCAAAGTGTTTactttgatgatgatgatgattcaggAGATGACAATGAAGAAGTCTCTTTGCATCGTGTAAAATCAGAGGTTGAGGTTGGTTCTTTCGAAGATGACAGTGGAGCTTCTTTGCACCATACTGAATCATAG
- the LOC103858979 gene encoding histidine--tRNA ligase, cytoplasmic, with amino-acid sequence MAAERTTITLGGKGSSFSSSSVYKIASGVATVRIDSSAIERFSTKPLPLIKRTSFGIPQGLTTEETRASLAVLLNKLLLSNSGSVRSALPVKILEILNSKVETFELWDEIEVTEGENVVLEKSCSSLVGVCSVIDHKSTALSQIVDSVAALSCEAAKGDVSSFSSLDSGDGFGYKDAISVAGDLKVLLNGSKAVGKVEVEEVSKIPRIHGKFREVVRGVHSDARVELNSGVKGGKTGSGNSAVGEALGTTLLGLCMSVKSLGECSFLRGKLCAESIGDESVRKVVLEKSFVEYEKLKSGYKSALVEEDQCRFAHKLNECLGIVWRIVGLEAAAAFFVLGGGDKSGDAADKEEAKSDKKKKKNDKKAVLGKGTSVVIQFIKERLVSDGGDQVEQILSLYNPESDCFDYLLAKVKEIVESNENRRLPKLPKGTRDFAKEQMIVREKAFLIIQNVFKKHGATALDTPVFELRETLMGKYGEDSKLIYDIADQGGELCSLRYDLTVPFARYVAMNGIASFKRYQIAKVYRRDNPSKGRYREFYQCDFDIAGLSEPMGPDFEVVKILTELLDKLEIGDYVVKLNHRKLLDGMLEICGVPAEKFRTICSSIDKLDKQTFEQVKKEMVEEKGLSPEIADRIGGFVKEKGAPMELLTKLRQEGSEFLANSSSKEALDELSIMFEALERSKCSHRIVFDLSLARGLDYYTGVIFEAVCIGAEVGSIAAGGRYDNLIGMFGSKQVPAVGMSLGIERVFNIMEEQQKQAVRATETQVLVSVMEDNKLGEAAELASMLWEADINAEYLVTKRQTKHFDRAKSSGIPWMVVVGKNELSGGVVTLKKVVEGSKEEVKDVPRDSFVAELLKRL; translated from the exons ATGGCGGCGGAGAGAACGACGATTACTCTCGGAGGCAAAGGATCTTCCTTTTCCTCTTCCTCCGTCTACAAGATCGCTTCCGGCGTCGCCACCGTACGTATCGACTCTTCCGCGATCGAGAGATTCTCCACCAAACCCCTCCCACTGATCAAAAGAACCTCCTTTGGCATCCCTCAAGGACTAACCACCGAAGAGACTCGAGCTTCCTTGGCCGTGCTCTTGAACAAGCTTCTCTTGTCAAACTCCGGTTCGGTCCGGTCCGCTCTCCCGGTTAAGATACTGGAGATTCTGAACTCAAAGGTCGAGACTTTCGAGCTTTGGGATGAGATCGAAGTGACGGAAGGTGAGAATGTCGTGTTGGAGAAGTCTTGTTCCTCGTTGGTTGGTGTGTGTTCTGTTATAGATCACAAGTCAACGGCTTTGTCGCAGATTGTTGACTCTGTTGCCGCCTTGAGCTGCGAGGCGGCGAAAGGTGATGTCTCCTCGTTTAGTTCGTTGGATTCTGGAGATGGGTTTGGTTATAAAGACGCGATTAGTGTCGCTGGTGATCTCAAGGTTTTGCTTAACGGGTCTAAAGCGGTGGGGAAGGTTGAGGTTGAGGAGGTTTCGAAGATTCCGAGGATTCACGGGAAGTTTAGGGAGGTTGTGAGGGGTGTGCATTCGGATGCTCGCGTTGAGTTGAACTCTGGTGTTAAAGGAGGCAAGACTGGGTCTGGGAACTCTGCGGTTGGTGAGGCTTTGGGGACAACGTTGTTGGGTTTGTGTATGTCGGTTAAGAGCTTGGGGGAGTGTTCGTTTCTTCGAGGTAAGCTGTGTGCTGAGTCCATTGGGGATGAGAGTGTGAGGAAAGTGGTGTTGGAGAAGAGCTTTGTGGAGTATGAGAAGCTGAAGAGTGGTTATAAGTCGGCTCTTGTTGAAGAGGATCAGTGCAGATTTGCGCATAAGTTGAATGAGTGTTTGGGGATTGTGTGGAGAATCGTTGGTTTGGAAGCAGCTGCTGCCTTTTTTGTACTTGGTGGTGGAGACAAGAGCGGAGATGCAGCAGACAAAGAGGAGGCGAAGAgcgataagaagaagaagaagaatgataAGAAAGCTGTTTTGGGGAAGGGGACAAGCGTGGTTATCCAGTTTATAAAAGAGAGATTGGTGAGTGATGGTGGTGACCAGGTGGAGCAAATCTTGAGTCTTTATAATCCTGAGAGTGACTGTTTTGATTATCTGTTGGCTAAAGTGAAAGAGATTGTAGAAAGTAATGAAAACAGGAGACTTCCCAAGCTTCCAAAG GGTACTAGAGATTTCGCTAAAGAGCAAATGATAGTCAGAGAAAAAGCATTCTTAATCATACAAAACGTTTTCAAGAAACATGGCGCAACCGCACTTGACACTCCTGTTTTTGAGCTGAGAGAGACACTTATGGGGAAGTATGGAGAAGACTCAAAGCTGATCTACGACATTGCTGATCAG GGTGGAGAGTTATGCTCTTTAAGATATGATCTAACAGTTCCATTTGCACGGTATGTGGCTATGAATGGTATCGCATCATTCAAAAGATACCAAATAGCAAAGGTGTACAGAAGAGACAATCCATCTAAAGGGAGGTACAGAGAGTTCTATCAGTGTGATTTCGATATCGCTGGCTTGTCTGAACCAATGGGACCTGATTTCGAAGTTGTCAAGATTCTTACCGAGCTTCTTGATAAGCTGGAGATTGGAGACTATGTGGTGAAACTGAATCATAGAAAGTTGCTTGATGGGATGCTGGAGATTTGCGGAGTACCAGCTGAGAAATTCAGAACCATCTGTTCGAGTATCGACAAGTTAGACAAGCAAACATTCGAGCAAGTGAAGAAGGAGATGGTTGAGGAGAAGGGTTTGTCTCCAGAGATTGCAGACAGAATTGGCGGATTCGTCAAAGAGAAAGGAGCTCCCATGGAGCTATTAACTAAACTGAGACAAGAAGGGAGCGAGTTTTTAGCCAACAGCTCGTCAAAAGAAGCTCTTGATGAGCTGAGTATCATGTTTGAAGCTCTCGAGAGGTCAAAGTGCAGTCACAGGATAGTCTTTGATCTAAGTCTAGCGAGAGGTCTTGATTACTACACGGGTGTCATCTTTGAAGCCGTTTGTATAGGAGCTGAGGTTGGATCAATTGCTGCTGGTGGAAGGTATGATAACCTTATAGGAATGTTTGGATCAAAGCAAGTACCTGCGGTTGGTATGAGCCTGGGGATTGAGCGAGTGTTTAACATAATGGAAGAACAGCAAAAACAG GCTGTTCGAGCTACGGAGACTCAGGTATTGGTTAGTGTGATGGAGGATAACAAGCTTGGAGAAGCTGCGGAGCTGGCTAGTATGCTGTGGGAAGCTGACATCAATGCAGAGTATCTAGTGACGAAGAGGCAAACAAAGCATTTTGATCGTGCAAAGAGTTCAGGGATCCCTTGGATGGTGGTTGTGGGCAAGAATGAGCTCAGCGGAGGTGTTGTGACGTTGAAGAAGGTGGTGGAGGGAAGTAAAGAGGAGGTTAAGGATGTTCCTAGAGACAGTTTCGTTGCAGAATTGTTGAAGCGTCTCTGA
- the LOC103858984 gene encoding tyrosine-protein phosphatase DSP3 isoform X2, translating into MCLIMEAAEDHVDGGVLAAPSNFSMVEDGIYRSGFPKPENFGFLTTLNLRSIIYLCPEPYPEENLKFLEANNIKLFQFGIEGKTDPPTLMPKDTVLDALKVLVDVRNHPILIHCKAGKHRTGCLVGCLRKVQSWCLSSVLEEYQKNAGLKWRQRDLNFIEAFDTLSLRQCLLSIMYRYHGYGFKRKRLLHEEENVQTPKLQAAKV; encoded by the exons ATGTGTTTGATAATGGAAGCGGCGGAAGATCACGTCGACGGTGGTGTTTTAGCTGCGCCGTCGAATTTCTCGATGGTCGAAGACGGGATTTACCGGTCCGGGTTTCCTAAACCGGAGAATTTCGGTTTTCTCACAACTCTAAATCTTCGTTCCATCAT ATATCTTTGTCCTGAGCCATACCCGGAGGAGAATCTCAAGTTTCTTGAGGCTAACAACATTAAGCTTTTCCAATTTGGAATCGAAGGCAAAACT GATCCTCCAACTCTTATGCCAAAAGATACAGTTTTGGATGCTCTCAAAGTCTTAGTTG ATGTAAGAAACCATCCTATTCTCATACACTGCAAAGCCGGAAAG CATAGGACAGGTTGTTTGGTGGGATGCTTAAGGAAAGTACAGAGCTGGTGTTTATCATCTGTGCTTGAGGAATACCAGAAGAACGCTGGTTTGAAGTGGAGACAAAGGGATTTGAATTTCATTGAGGCGTTTGATACCCTGAGCTTGAGGCAGTGTCTATTGAGCATCATGTATCGTTATCACGGCTATGGCTTCAAGAGGAAAAGGCTTCTCCATGAAGAAGAGAATGTCCAGACGCCGAAACTGCAGGCTGCTAAAGTTTGA
- the LOC103858984 gene encoding tyrosine-protein phosphatase DSP3 isoform X1: MCLIMEAAEDHVDGGVLAAPSNFSMVEDGIYRSGFPKPENFGFLTTLNLRSIIYLCPEPYPEENLKFLEANNIKLFQFGIEGKTVRFFFLLIFESLVDFFFLITESVMILQDPPTLMPKDTVLDALKVLVDVRNHPILIHCKAGKHRTGCLVGCLRKVQSWCLSSVLEEYQKNAGLKWRQRDLNFIEAFDTLSLRQCLLSIMYRYHGYGFKRKRLLHEEENVQTPKLQAAKV, from the exons ATGTGTTTGATAATGGAAGCGGCGGAAGATCACGTCGACGGTGGTGTTTTAGCTGCGCCGTCGAATTTCTCGATGGTCGAAGACGGGATTTACCGGTCCGGGTTTCCTAAACCGGAGAATTTCGGTTTTCTCACAACTCTAAATCTTCGTTCCATCAT ATATCTTTGTCCTGAGCCATACCCGGAGGAGAATCTCAAGTTTCTTGAGGCTAACAACATTAAGCTTTTCCAATTTGGAATCGAAGGCAAAACTgtgcgtttttttttcttgttgatCTTTGAGTCacttgttgattttttttttttaataacagaATCGGTTATGATATTGCAGGATCCTCCAACTCTTATGCCAAAAGATACAGTTTTGGATGCTCTCAAAGTCTTAGTTG ATGTAAGAAACCATCCTATTCTCATACACTGCAAAGCCGGAAAG CATAGGACAGGTTGTTTGGTGGGATGCTTAAGGAAAGTACAGAGCTGGTGTTTATCATCTGTGCTTGAGGAATACCAGAAGAACGCTGGTTTGAAGTGGAGACAAAGGGATTTGAATTTCATTGAGGCGTTTGATACCCTGAGCTTGAGGCAGTGTCTATTGAGCATCATGTATCGTTATCACGGCTATGGCTTCAAGAGGAAAAGGCTTCTCCATGAAGAAGAGAATGTCCAGACGCCGAAACTGCAGGCTGCTAAAGTTTGA
- the LOC103858977 gene encoding putative 4-hydroxy-4-methyl-2-oxoglutarate aldolase 2 translates to MAFVTTAEVCDANQDLIRSGQLRALQPCFQIYGRRQIFSGPVVTVKVFEDNGLIRQFLEEKGNGRVLVVDGGGSLRCAILGGNPVVQAQNNGWAGIIVNGCIRDVDEINGCDIGVRALASHPIKASKKGLGEQRVPLNIAGTRICDGEWLYADTDGILVSHIELSV, encoded by the exons ATGGCGTTTGTGACCACTGCAGAAGTATGTGACGCGAATCAAGATCTGATCCGTAGTGGCCAGCTCAGAGCTCTGCAACCCTGTTTCCAGATTTACGGTCGTCGTCAAATATTCTCAGGTCCTGTAGTTACCGTCAAAGTGTTTGAAGACAATGGCTTGATCCGTCAGTTTCTTGAAGAGAAAG GCAATGGAAGAGTCCTTGTGGTGGATGGTGGAGGAAGTCTACGCTGTGCCATACTTGGAGGAAACCCGGTAGTACAAGCTCAGAACAACGGGTGGGCGGGGATCATAGTGAACGGTTGCATCAGAGACGTTGATGAGATCAATGGTTGCGACATTGGAGTGAGAGCTTTAGCTTCTCATCCTATAAAGGCTAGTAAGAAAGGACTTGGTGAACAAAGAGTCCCTCTCAACATAGCAGGCACTAGGATCTGCGATGGCGAGTGGCTTTACGCAGATACTGATGGCATCCTTGTTTCTCATATCGAGTTATCGGTTTAG
- the LOC103858983 gene encoding isopentenyl-diphosphate Delta-isomerase II, chloroplastic, with amino-acid sequence MSASSLFNFPLIRLRSLSHLPLSSLRSVSVPISQRKLPTFRAFSGTAMTADAKDAGMDAVQRRLMFEDECILVDETDRVVGHDSKYNCHLMENIEAKNLLHRAFSVFLFNSNYELLLQQRSKAKVTFPLVWTNTCCSHPLYRESELIEENTLGVRNAAQRKLLDELGIVAEDVPVDEFTPLGRMLYKAPSDGKWGEHELDYLLFIVRDVKVQPNPDEVADIKYVSREELKELVKKADAGEEGLKLSPWFRLVVDNFLMKWWDHVEKGTLSEAVDMKTIHKL; translated from the exons ATGTCTGCTTCTTCTTTATTTAATTTCCCATTGATTCGCCTCAGATCTCTCTCACATCTCCCTCTCTCATCGCTCCGATCCGTTTCCGTTCCCATTTCACAGAGAAAGTTGCCGACTTTTCGAGCTTTCTCCGGTACCGCAATGACGGCAGATGCTAAAGATGCTGGAATGGATGCTGTTCAGAGACGCCTCATGTTTGAGGACGA atgcATTCTTGTTGATGAAACTGATCGTGTTGTGGGGCATGACAGCAAATATAATT GTCATCTGATGGAGAATATTGAAGCTAAGAATTTGCTTCACAGGGCCTTTAGTGTATTTTTATTCAACTCCAACTATGAGTTGCTTCTCCAG CAAAGGTCGAAAGCAAAGGTGACTTTCCCTCTGGTGTGGACAAACACTTGTTGCAGCCACCCTCTTTACCGTGAATCTGAGCTTATCGAGGAAAATACACTCG GAGTGAGGAATGCTGCACAGAGAAAGCTTCTTGACGAGCTCGGTATTGTAGCTGAAGATGTACCAGTCGACGAGTTCACCCCCTTGGGACGTATGCTTTACAAGGCTCCTTCTGATGGCAAATGGGGAGAGCACGAAC TGGACTACTTGCTGTTCATTGTGAGGGATGTTAAGGTCCAACCAAACCCGGATGAAGTAGCGGATATAAAGTATGTGAGCAGGGAAGAGCTGAAGGAGCTGGTGAAGAAAGCAGATGCAGGGGAGGAAGGTTTGAAGTTGTCTCCGTGGTTCAGATTGGTGGTGGATAACTTCTTGATGAAGTGGTGGGATCATGTTGAGAAAGGGACTCTGAGTGAAGCTGTTGACATGAAAACCATCCACAAACTCTGA